Below is a window of Streptomyces genisteinicus DNA.
AGGCGTCCCGCCGTTCGGCCATCTGACCCGCAGCCGGGTGCTCGCCGACCGCGGGCTGCTCGACCACGCGGTGGTGTGGGCGGCGGCCGGTACGCCCCACACGGTCTTCCCGCTCGACCCGGAGACCCTGATCGCCCACGCGGGCGCGACCGTCGTGGACGTCCGCGAGCGCACGGCGTGACGCCTCTGGTCGTGGCCGCCGTGCTGGTGGCCGCGGTCACCCACGCCGGCTGGAACGCCCTCGCCCACCACATCAAGGACCAGGTCGTCGCCTTCACCCTGATCGCGGGCGGGGCGGCCGTGATGGGCGCCGTGATGGCGTGCTTCGCCCCGCTGCCCGCGGCCGGGGCGTGGCCGTACCTGGTCGTCTCGGCGCTGCTGCACGTCGGCTACCAGGCGCTGCTGATGCGGTCGTTCAGCCTCGGCGACTTCGGCCAGATGTATCCCATCGCCCGTGGCACGGCTCCCCTGGTGGTGACGGTCGCGGCGGTGCTCTTCGTGGGCGAGCGGATCGGCGGGTGGCAGCTCGCCGGTGTGGCCGTCGCCTCCGCCGGGCTGGTCGGCGTGGCGCTCTGGGGCATCCGGGGATCGGGCCGGCGCCCGCACTGGGCGGCCATAGCCGCCGCGCTGGCGACGGGGGTGTCGATCGCCGCGTACACCGTGGTGGACGGTGTGGGGGTGCGCGCCTCGGGCACCCCCCTCGGGTACATCGCCTGGCTGATGATCCTGGAGGGCGTGCTGATCCCGGCGTACGCGGTCGCCACCCGCCGGCGCGCGCTGCTCGCCCAGCTGCGCCCGCACGCGGCACGCGGACTGCTGGGCGCGGCGATGTCGGTCGCCGCGTACGGCCTGGTGCTGTGGGCGCAGACGCGCGCCCCGCTGGCTCCCGTCGCGGCGCTGCGCGAGTCGTCGATCATCGCGGGCGCGGCGATCGGCGCGCTGCTGTTCAAGGAGCGTTTCGGCGCGCCCCGGATCGTCGCGGCGGGGCTGATGGTCGTCGGGATCGGTCTGATGCTGAAGGCGGGCTGACTCCCCGGGCCGCTCACGGCGAACCGGCACCCCGGATCCCCGCGGCGGACCCGCGCCCCCGACCGAGCCGGGCACTCCGCCGGGCGCGCCCCGGGCTCCCCCGCTCCCCCGGCGCGCTCCCGGCCCTGGGCGAACCGCCGCCCCGTTCCCGGCGTCCCCCACCCCATGGGGACGTTCACGGAAGGCGCGCGCCAGCTCCTGCGCTTCGCGGTGCTGGAGGCGCGGTGCTGCGCGTTCGCCGTCGCGCTGGTCTGCGGCATCGCGGTCTCGAACCTGCTGCCCGAGCTGCCGGTCGCCCGCTACGACCTGCTGCTCCTCTACGGACTCCTGCTCACCGCCGTCGCCTGGAGGGCGGGCTGGGACAGCCCGCGGGACCTCGCCGTGATCGCCGGCGCCCATGCCGTCGGTCTGCTCTTCGAACTGGTCAAGGTCCGGATGGGATCGTGGGGTTACCCCGAGGAGGCGCTGACGAAGGTCGGGGGCGTGCCGCTCTACGGTGGCTTCCTCTACGCGGCGGTCGCCAGTTACATCTGCCGTGCGTGGCGTCTGTTCGACCTGCGGCTGACGGGCTACCGGCCGCGGGTGACGGCGGTGCTGGCCGCCGCGGTCTATCTGAACTTCCTCAGCCACCACTGGCTGCCGGACGCCCGCTGGCCGCTCGCCGCGCTGCTGCTGGCGGCGACGGCGGGGACCTGGGTGAGCTTCCGGGTGGGCGTGCGCGACCACCGGATGCCGCTCGCCCTGTCGTTCGTGCTGATCGGCTTCTTCCTGTGGATCGCCGAGAACGCGGCGACCTGGGCGGGCGCCTGGAGCTATCCCGACCAGCTGGACGGCTGGCAGCCGGTGTCACCGGCCAAGTTCGGGGCGTGGGCGCTGCTGGTCTCTGTCACGTTCGTGCTGGCGGCGGCGTCGGCGGGGCGCTCCGGGGCACGGTCCCCTCGGGTGGGCGGAAGCCCGTGTTGACGGCCAGCAGCCCGCCGTCCACGCGCAGGGTCGTGCCGGTGATCCAGGCGGCGTCCCGGGAGGCGAGGAACGCGACGGCGGCCGCGATGTCCTCCGGTTCGCCGACCCGGCCGAGCGGATAGACCGCGCTCAGGTGCTCCAGCATCTCCTCGCGTCCGTCCCAGGCCCGGGTGCGCACGGTGCCGGGGTTGATCTGGTTGACGCGGACGCCGCGCGGGGCGGCCTCCGCCGCGAGGGTGCGGGTGAGCGAGGCGAGACCCGCCTTGGCCGCGCTGTACGCGTGCCCGCCGAAGGACTGCTCGGCGTTGACGGACCCGATGTTGACGACGGCTCCCCGTCCGCCGGCCGCCAGGTGCCCGAGCGCGGCCCGGGCGCACCGCATGGCTCCGGTGAGGCAGACGTCCAGGTCGCGCGACCAGCCCTCGTCGGGCTGGTCCTCGAACCGCGGGGCGTCGGGGGTGGCGGAGAGCGCGTTGTTGACGAGGACGTCGAGGGTGCCGAACCGTTCGACGGCGTACGCGACGGCCGCCTCCACCGAGGCGCGGTCGGCCACGTCGCAGCGCAGCGCCTCGGCACCGGCGACGGACGCGGCCGTCTCCTCGGCGGCGTCCGCGTCGATGTCCGTGACCAGCACCCGCGCGCCTTCGGCGGCCAGCCGCCGGGCGGTGGCCGCGCCGATGCCGCGTGCCGCCCCGGTGATCAGCACCCCGTGGCCTTCGAACCGCCCCGCCCGCACGTCCGCCTCGTCGCTCACAGGCTGGAACGTACCGCGCGGACCAGTGCCTGCGCACGGGGGTCGGCGGTCACTCCTTTGCGCATCCCGTTGGTGGTGTAGCCGAGCGCGATGCCGGATTCGGGGTCGGCGAAGCCCAGCGAGCCGCCCCGGCCCGGGTGGCCGAAGGAGCCGGGTCCGAGCAGCGGCGCGGCCGGACCGTGCAGCATGAAGCCGAGACCGAAGCGGGTGGAGACGACCAGCACCCGGTCCGGCCCCGCGGACTCCTCGGTACGGGCCAGCGTGAGGGTGGCGGGGGCGAACAGCCGGGCGCCGCCGTCGACGTCGCCGATGGTGGCCGCGTAGAAGCGGGCGAGGGCGCGGGCGGTCGAGATGCCGCCGGAGGCGGGGAGTTCGGCCGCGTGGTAGGCGGGGTCGTTCTCGTCGGGGAGGGGGTCGACGGCGCCGAAGGCCCGCCGGGTCAGCGAGCCGGGGTCGCGGTACGCCTCGGCGACGGACCGCTTGGGCCGCAGCTTCAGACCGCCGCCCTCGGCCGGCTCCGGTTCGGGGACGGGCCCGATGCGGCCCACCCGGTGGGCTTCGTCGGCGGGTATGCCCAGCCAGAAGTCGAGGCCGAGCGGGCGGGCGATCTCCTCGGCGACCCAGCGGCCGATGGTGCGCCCGCTGACCCTGCGGACGAGTTCGGCCAGCAGCCAGCTGTACGTCTGCGCGTGGTAGCCGTGGTCGGTGCCCGGCTCCCAGGCCGGTGCCTGGGCGGCGACGGCGGCGGGGCCGGCGGCCGGGTCCAGCGCCTCGGCGGGGGTCAGCGGCCGGTCGAGCGCGGGGAGTCCGGCGCGGTGGGCGAGCACGTGGCGCACCAGGACGCGTTCCTTGCCGGCCGCCTTGAACTCGGGCCAGTAGGTGCCGACGGGGGCGTCCAGGTCGATCTGGCCGCGCTGGTGGAGCAGGAGGACGACGGCCGCGGCGACCCCCTTGGTCGCCGAGCGCACGACCTGCGCCGTGTCGACCGCCCACGGCTCGGCGCCGTCGACGTCCCGGGTGCCCGCCCACAGGTCGACGACCTTGCGGCCGTCCCGGTAGACGGCGACGGCCGCACCGCGCTCGCCGCGCTGCTCGAAGTTGCGCACGAAGGCGTCCGAGACCGCTTCGAAGCCGTCCGCCACCGTGCCCCGCACGTCCACCACAGGTGCTCCTTCGCCGCCGTCCATTCCCCCATGGTGCAACGCGGTCCGGACCAGGGTGACCGCGGGTGGCCCCGCGGCGGCGGCCGGAAGCCGCCGGACCGTCAGCTCAGCACGATGGAGACGTCGATGTTGTCGCGGGTGGCGTTGGAGTACGGGCAGATCCGGTGGGCGGCGGAGACCAGCCGGGCGGCGAGGTCCTGGTCGACGAGCGGGAGGGAGACGCTCAGTGCGACCGCGAGGCCGTAACCGCGGGCGTCGTTGGGGCCGATGCCGACCTTGGCGGCGACGGTGGAGCCGTCCAGGTCGAGTCCGGCCCTGCGGCCGACCAGCACCAGGGCGTTGTGGAAACAGGCGCTGTACCCGGCGGCGAACAGCTGCTCGGGGTTGGTGCCGTCGCCGTCGCCGCCGAAGACGGGCGGGGTGGCCAGCCGGAGGCCGAGCTGCCCGTCCTGGCTGGTGACCCAGCCCTCGCGGCCGCCGTGCGCGGTGGCCTCCGCCACGTACACGATCTTGGTGGGCCGGGTGTCGGCGGTCTCGCCCTCGTCGATCATGTGCGTTCCCCGGATGGTGCGGCGCCGCGGGTCCGCCCCGCGCACGCGAAATACCGTGCGCACAACGTATCCGAGGCCCGAGGGGCCGGTCACTCCGGGGCGGATCGGCTCCCCGCGGACCCGGCCGCCCGCTCCTTCGGTCCGGCCGTGCGCTCCTTCGGTCCGGCCGCCCGCTCCTTCGGTCCGGCCGCTCCGGCCAGCCGGCGCAGTTCCTCCCGCAGCCGCGCGACCTCGGACTCCGTCAGGCCCGTACCCCGCATCAGCTCCCCGGGCACCCGCACGGCCCGCTCCCGCAGCGCCGCGCCCTCCTCCGTGAGCAGCAGCCGCACCGAGCGCTCGTCCGCCGCCGACCGCTCGCGGCGCACCAGGCCCGCCGCCTCCAGCCGCTTGAGCAGCGGCGAGACGGTGCCGTAGTCCAGACGCAGCGCGGCGCCCAGCTCCTTGACCGGCACCTCGCCGCGCTCCCACAGCACCAGCATCGTCAGATACTGCGGATACGTGAGACCCAGCTCCGCGAGGAGCGGGCGGTAGGCCGCCGTGACCGCCCGCTGGGCCGCGTACAGGGCGAAGCACAGCTGGTCGTCGAGGAGCAGCGAGGCCGGGGCGGCGGCGGTGGTGGTCTGGTCGTCCGTCACGCGCCCATTGTCACGGACGACGGGTCGAAGCCGAAGGGCAGCTCCAGCCGGTGGGTCCGCATCAGGGCGTCGTCGCTCAGCAGGTCCTGCGTCCTGCCGTCCGCGGCGATGACCCCCTCGCCGAGGATCACCGAGCGCGGGCAGAGCTCCAGCGCGTACGGCAGGTCGTGGGTGACCATCAGGACGGTGACGTCCAGGGAGCGCAGGATGTCGGCGAGTTCCCGCCGCGACGCCGGGTCCAGGTTGGACGAGGGCTCGTCCAGGACCAGGATCTCCGGCTCCATCGCGAGCACGGTGGCGACCGCCACCCGGCGCCGCTGCCCGAAGGAGAGGTGGTGCGGCGGCCGGTCCGCGAAGTCCTCCATGCCGACCTGCCGGAGCGCGGCCCGCACCCGCTCCTGGAGCGCGGGGCCGCGCAGCCCGCCGGAGGCCGGCCCGAAGGCGACGTCCTCGCCGACGGTCGGCATGAACAGCTGGTCGTCCGGGTCCTGGAAGACGATGCCCACCCGGCGGCGGATCTCGGCGAGGTTCGCCTTGGCCACGGGCAACCCGGCGACGGAGACCGTGCCGACGCCGCCGGTGAGGATGCCGTTGAGGTGGAGCACCAGCGTGGTCTTCCCGGCGCCGTTCGGGCCGAGCAGCGCCACCCGCTCCCCGCGTCCCACGGTGAGGTCGACCCCGAACAGGGCCTGGTGCCCGTCGGGGTAGGCGTAGGCGAGGCCCCGCACGTCGAGCGAGGGGGGTGCGGGGTCGCGGGGTGCGTCGGTACCGGTCACAGGCTCCATCCCAGCAGACAGACCGTGAGGGCGGCCACCGGCAGCGCGGCTGCGTACGTCCACTGGGCCCGGGTGGCCCGGACGTCCTCCAGGACCGGCATGGTCCCGGTGTAGCCGCGGCTGATCATCGCCAGGTGCACGCGCTCGCCCCGCTCGTAGGAGCGGATGAAGAGGGCCCCCGCGGTCTTGGCGAGGACGCCCCAGTGCCGGGGCCCGCGG
It encodes the following:
- a CDS encoding SDR family NAD(P)-dependent oxidoreductase, with the protein product MSDEADVRAGRFEGHGVLITGAARGIGAATARRLAAEGARVLVTDIDADAAEETAASVAGAEALRCDVADRASVEAAVAYAVERFGTLDVLVNNALSATPDAPRFEDQPDEGWSRDLDVCLTGAMRCARAALGHLAAGGRGAVVNIGSVNAEQSFGGHAYSAAKAGLASLTRTLAAEAAPRGVRVNQINPGTVRTRAWDGREEMLEHLSAVYPLGRVGEPEDIAAAVAFLASRDAAWITGTTLRVDGGLLAVNTGFRPPEGTVPRSAPPTPPPART
- a CDS encoding energy-coupling factor ABC transporter ATP-binding protein, whose amino-acid sequence is MTGTDAPRDPAPPSLDVRGLAYAYPDGHQALFGVDLTVGRGERVALLGPNGAGKTTLVLHLNGILTGGVGTVSVAGLPVAKANLAEIRRRVGIVFQDPDDQLFMPTVGEDVAFGPASGGLRGPALQERVRAALRQVGMEDFADRPPHHLSFGQRRRVAVATVLAMEPEILVLDEPSSNLDPASRRELADILRSLDVTVLMVTHDLPYALELCPRSVILGEGVIAADGRTQDLLSDDALMRTHRLELPFGFDPSSVTMGA
- a CDS encoding MarR family winged helix-turn-helix transcriptional regulator, whose amino-acid sequence is MTDDQTTTAAAPASLLLDDQLCFALYAAQRAVTAAYRPLLAELGLTYPQYLTMLVLWERGEVPVKELGAALRLDYGTVSPLLKRLEAAGLVRRERSAADERSVRLLLTEEGAALRERAVRVPGELMRGTGLTESEVARLREELRRLAGAAGPKERAAGPKERTAGPKERAAGSAGSRSAPE
- a CDS encoding organic hydroperoxide resistance protein produces the protein MIDEGETADTRPTKIVYVAEATAHGGREGWVTSQDGQLGLRLATPPVFGGDGDGTNPEQLFAAGYSACFHNALVLVGRRAGLDLDGSTVAAKVGIGPNDARGYGLAVALSVSLPLVDQDLAARLVSAAHRICPYSNATRDNIDVSIVLS
- a CDS encoding DUF817 domain-containing protein — translated: MGTFTEGARQLLRFAVLEARCCAFAVALVCGIAVSNLLPELPVARYDLLLLYGLLLTAVAWRAGWDSPRDLAVIAGAHAVGLLFELVKVRMGSWGYPEEALTKVGGVPLYGGFLYAAVASYICRAWRLFDLRLTGYRPRVTAVLAAAVYLNFLSHHWLPDARWPLAALLLAATAGTWVSFRVGVRDHRMPLALSFVLIGFFLWIAENAATWAGAWSYPDQLDGWQPVSPAKFGAWALLVSVTFVLAAASAGRSGARSPRVGGSPC
- a CDS encoding serine hydrolase domain-containing protein, which produces MDVRGTVADGFEAVSDAFVRNFEQRGERGAAVAVYRDGRKVVDLWAGTRDVDGAEPWAVDTAQVVRSATKGVAAAVVLLLHQRGQIDLDAPVGTYWPEFKAAGKERVLVRHVLAHRAGLPALDRPLTPAEALDPAAGPAAVAAQAPAWEPGTDHGYHAQTYSWLLAELVRRVSGRTIGRWVAEEIARPLGLDFWLGIPADEAHRVGRIGPVPEPEPAEGGGLKLRPKRSVAEAYRDPGSLTRRAFGAVDPLPDENDPAYHAAELPASGGISTARALARFYAATIGDVDGGARLFAPATLTLARTEESAGPDRVLVVSTRFGLGFMLHGPAAPLLGPGSFGHPGRGGSLGFADPESGIALGYTTNGMRKGVTADPRAQALVRAVRSSL
- a CDS encoding EamA family transporter; translation: MTPLVVAAVLVAAVTHAGWNALAHHIKDQVVAFTLIAGGAAVMGAVMACFAPLPAAGAWPYLVVSALLHVGYQALLMRSFSLGDFGQMYPIARGTAPLVVTVAAVLFVGERIGGWQLAGVAVASAGLVGVALWGIRGSGRRPHWAAIAAALATGVSIAAYTVVDGVGVRASGTPLGYIAWLMILEGVLIPAYAVATRRRALLAQLRPHAARGLLGAAMSVAAYGLVLWAQTRAPLAPVAALRESSIIAGAAIGALLFKERFGAPRIVAAGLMVVGIGLMLKAG